The Daucus carota subsp. sativus chromosome 2, DH1 v3.0, whole genome shotgun sequence genome includes a window with the following:
- the LOC108206893 gene encoding WRKY transcription factor 71, producing the protein MSDQPRDLVYYHDPFHDQQRFFSPNSSTNMAADPSSYMSFTDCVHGSSDYGSLASAFDLSPFQQPLSTDQKPKLESADPPVTPNSSVVLSSSTEAGDDEANNSKKSDKQAKGAEEDVGESSKKVSKAKKKGEKKEKEPRFAFMTKSEIDHLEDGYRWRKYGQKAVKNSPYPRSYYRCTTQKCTVKKRVERSFQDPSTVITTYEGTHNHHLPSTLRGNVAGMFQHSMLNPGHMAGPGFPNQDFLVQMPPMNHIYNYGSGSNAPNSSIFQQLQQQQNNLNLNQHQQLQLSDYGLLQDIVPSIIKNHE; encoded by the exons ATGTCTGATCAACCAAGAGATCTTGTTTACTATCATGATCCATTTCATGATCAACAACGATTCTTTAGTCCAAATTCTTCGACGAATATGGCAGCTGATCCTTCCTCTTACATGAGCTTCACTGACTGTGTACATGGATCCTCTGATTATGGCTCTCTTGCTAGTGCTTTTGACTTGTCACCTTTTCAACAACCTCTATCCACTGATCAAAAGCCGAAATTGGAGAGTGCAGACCCTCCGGTGACACCGAACTCTTCGGTTGTTTTATCTTCTTCAACTGAAGCTGGTGATGATGAAGCAAACAACAGCAAGAAATCAGACAAGCAAGCTAAAGGGGCTGAGGAAGATGTAGGAGAAAGTTCGAAGAAAGT AAGCAAAGCTAAGAAGAAAGGagagaaaaaggaaaaagagcCAAGATTTGCTTTCATGACAAAGAGTGAGATTGATCATCTTGAAGATGGATACAGATGGAGAAAATATGGACAGAAGGCTGTCAAGAACAGTCCCTATCCAAG AAGCTATTACCGGTGCACAACTCAGAAGTGCACAGTGAAGAAACGCGTGGAGAGATCATTCCAAGATCCATCCACTGTGATCACAACTTACGAAGGAACACATAACCATCACTTACCCTCAACTCTCCGAGGAAATGTTGCCGGAATGTTCCAACATTCCATGCTTAATCCAGGGCACATGGCCGGACCGGGGTTCCCTAATCAAGATTTTTTAGTTCAAATGCCACCAATGAATCATATATACAACTATGGCAGTGGTAGCAATGCGCCAAACTCTTCTATATTTCAGCAGCTGCAGCAGCAACAGAATAACTTAAACCTAAACCAACATCAGCAGCTCCAGCTCTCTGATTATGGCCTTCTGCAAGACATTGTTCCGTCGATAATCAAGAACCATGAATGA